The DNA region TAGCCTCTTTCATAGTTATATATGATGCCGGATAAACATTTTCATATTTCAGTGTTCTCCAAAATCTCTCAATTGCAATATTATCTATAGATCTTCCTTTAGCATCCATAGATATATTTATTTTATTATCAGATAATATTTTAATATGCTCTTTTGCTGTATATTGAGTTCCTTGATCAGAGTTAAAGATATCAGGTTTACCATATTTAAATAACGCTTCTTTTAACACACTAGTTGTTAGATGTGTATCCATAGTATTAGAAATCTTCCAAGCTAGTATTTTCTTGCTATGCCAATCTATTATGGCTGCTAAATATGCATACCCACATTCTAGTCTAATATACGTGATATCAGCACTCCATACCTTATTAGCTTTATCTATAACAACCTGATTCGTCTCATTTTTAAATACATTAAGTAAGTATGGATATTTCTTGTGTTGCTTATTAATGACAGTTGTCTTTTTTTTAGGATACAATGCCTTAATACCCATGAATTCCATAGCACTTTTGATTAGCTTCCTTCCAACTAGAAATCCTAATCTATTTAGCAACTTTACTAGCCTTCTCGTACCATAATATGGATGTTTAGTATGTATCAAATCTATTGCATTTAATAGTTTAATATCATCATTACTACTAAATTTTGATATTGGTGTATAATAGTACACACTCTTAGATACAGATAATAGTTTAAGCTGATTATTTAAAGATAATTCTAGCTTAGTATCTACAGAGTTTACTCTATCATTTGATGATACCAAGCTTTTTAGCTTTCCCATTAAAAAATCCCTCTCTACTATTACCTCGACTAGTTCTTTACTTGTTGCATCTTTATCTTTTCTAAGCTCATCTATTTCCTGCTTATACTCCTTAACAATAGAGCTTTTATCAAATGCTAAGCAAGCATTAGATAAAAATTGCTGCTTCCAATTGTGCACGTTTTTAGGAAGTAAATCATACTTACTTGCTATCTCATTAACTGTCATATCGCCTTCTAGCAATTCTATAATTACTTTAGCTTTAAAATCAGCTGTATACGTTACTCTTTTTTTACTCATTTATCTATTTCCTAATTTATCTAGTTAAGTTTAACATCTAGGAATAAAAATCTTTCTAAAATCAGTAGCTTTTTCTGGGGACATTATAAATAATACATTATTGTTAAGCAGGCTTAACTCTGTTAGAAATTTATCTTTTCAAGATCATAGTGATAATAAGCTCAAAAAATATGGTGAGTCTTTTAAATTAAATGATGAATCAACATGGACTACAGCTCCATCTGATTCTGAACAATGTGAAATAGTTACCACACGAGGAAAAGTATATACTGTAAAATTGACTCGTTGGAATAATTTAATTATTCATGGAAAAAGGAACATGCCAATGCATGAGAATTGTTTTGATATTGTTAAAGTTCAAGTTTTTAAAGACAATGGAGATCCAGTATACTACAAAAATATGTGGTTGATGTTAGCTGGCAAAGATAGAGGAAAGCTGACTAGTTTTGAAATATTTTCTAGATATTCAAGTAGATTTAATATTGAGCATTTCTTTAGGTTTTCTAAGCAACATTTACTTTTAGGTAAATATGAAACTCCAGATACTCCAACACTAGATATTTGGAATCAAGTTAGTGTACTTGCCTACATAAATTCACTTGCATGTGCAAGTTTATTGGATACGGATTTATTACATCCTTGGCAAAAACAAATGCGTAAAAACAATAGTATTTCCACGCCTTATCAAGTGCAAAGGAATCTATCAACCATATTACAAGAGATTGGTTCACCAGCAAAGCATTGTGTATATAAATCTCATGGATATGGACGAGCTCAAGGTACTATTTTAAATAAAAGAGCTTCTTATCAGCCTTATAAAAAATCAGAAAATAGTGAGTATGGTAAAAAACAAAAAATACCAGACTCTAAGATAGTTTTGAAAAAGTCTAAAAATGAAATAATTAGTGTTCTAGAACTAACAAATCATCAAACTAATTTG from Francisella halioticida includes:
- a CDS encoding IS3 family transposase — translated: MSKKRVTYTADFKAKVIIELLEGDMTVNEIASKYDLLPKNVHNWKQQFLSNACLAFDKSSIVKEYKQEIDELRKDKDATSKELVEVIVERDFLMGKLKSLVSSNDRVNSVDTKLELSLNNQLKLLSVSKSVYYYTPISKFSSNDDIKLLNAIDLIHTKHPYYGTRRLVKLLNRLGFLVGRKLIKSAMEFMGIKALYPKKKTTVINKQHKKYPYLLNVFKNETNQVVIDKANKVWSADITYIRLECGYAYLAAIIDWHSKKILAWKISNTMDTHLTTSVLKEALFKYGKPDIFNSDQGTQYTAKEHIKILSDNKINISMDAKGRSIDNIAIERFWRTLKYENVYPASYITMKEAKVGIKEYIDIYNNERLHSSIGYMTPDEVYSGILDAA